From the genome of Vitis riparia cultivar Riparia Gloire de Montpellier isolate 1030 chromosome 2, EGFV_Vit.rip_1.0, whole genome shotgun sequence, one region includes:
- the LOC117904233 gene encoding 6-phosphogluconate dehydrogenase, decarboxylating 1, chloroplastic, with translation MEASTLSRIGLAGLAVMGQNLALNIAEKGFPISVYNRTTSKVDETLDRAHREGHLPLSGHYAPRDFVLSIQRPRSIVILVKAGAPVDQTIAALSEHMEAGDCIIDGGNEWYENTERRIVEASGKGILYLGMGVSGGEEGARHGPSLMPGGSYQAYQNIEDIVKKVAAQVDDGPCVTYIGEGGSGNFVKMVHNGIEYGDMQLISEAYDVLKNVGGLSNSELSDIFGEWNRGELESFLIEITADIFKVKDEHGDGELVDKILDKTGMKGTGKWTVQQAAELSVAAPTIAASLDCRYLSGLKEEREAAAGVLSEAGLKDEVEFARSGVDKKRLIDDVRQALYASKICSYAQGMNLLRAKSVEKGWNLNFGELARIWKGGCIIRAVFLDRIKKAYQRNPNLASLIVDPEFAREMVQRQAAWRRVVGLAISAGISTPGMCASLAYFDTYRRARLPANLVQAQRDLFGAHTYERIDRPGSFHTEWTKLARKSDAGFATLK, from the coding sequence ATGGAAGCCTCCACTCTCTCACGAATCGGTCTCGCCGGCCTGGCCGTCATGGGCCAAAACCTAGCTCTCAACATCGCCGAAAAAGGGTTTCCGATCTCCGTTTATAATCGGACGACCTCCAAGGTGGATGAAACGCTAGATCGGGCGCACCGCGAAGGCCATCTACCTCTCAGTGGCCACTACGCGCCTCGTGACTTCGTGCTCTCCATCCAACGGCCTAGATCCATTGTTATCCTCGTCAAGGCCGGCGCTCCCGTCGACCAAACCATTGCTGCTTTGTCTGAGCACATGGAGGCCGGGGATTGTATTATTGACGGTGGAAACGAGTGGTACGAGAACACCGAGCGCCGGATTGTGGAAGCTTCTGGCAAGGGTATTCTGTATCTGGGCATGGGCGTCTCCGGTGGCGAAGAGGGTGCGCGCCACGGCCCGTCGTTGATGCCCGGTGGATCTTATCAGGCGTATCAGAACATCGAGGATATTGTGAAGAAAGTGGCTGCTCAGGTCGATGATGGTCCCTGCGTTACCTATATTGGCGAAGGGGGTTCGGGGAATTTCGTGAAAATGGTGCACAATGGGATTGAATACGGCGATATGCAGTTGATTTCGGAAGCCTACGATGTGTTGAAGAACGTTGGAGGGTTGTCGAACTCCGAATTGTCTGACATTTTCGGTGAATGGAACAGGGGAGAGCTTGAGAGCTTCCTGATTGAGATTACAGCTGATATTTTCAAGGTGAAGGACGAGCATGGAGATGGGGAATTGGTGGATAAGATTTTGGATAAGACGGGGATGAAAGGGACCGGAAAATGGACAGTGCAGCAGGCCGCGGAGCTGTCCGTTGCAGCACCAACTATTGCAGCCTCTTTGGATTGTAGGTACTTGAGCGGCTTGAAGGAGGAACGAGAGGCTGCAGCTGGGGTTTTGAGCGAGGCGGGGTTGAAGGATGAGGTGGAGTTTGCCAGGAGTGGGGTCGATAAGAAGAGGTTGATTGATGATGTGAGGCAGGCATTGTATGCCTCAAAGATTTGTAGTTATGCTCAGGGAATGAATCTGTTGAGGGCGAAGAGTGTTGAGAAGggttggaatttgaatttcggGGAGTTGGCAAGGATTTGGAAAGGTGGGTGTATCATAAGGGCAGTGTTTTTGGACCGAATCAAGAAGGCATATCAGAGGAATCCAAATTTAGCAAGTTTGATTGTGGACCCTGAGTTTGCAAGGGAGATGGTGCAGAGGCAGGCAGCATGGAGGAGAGTCGTGGGCTTGGCGATTTCTGCAGGGATTAGTACTCCTGGAATGTGTGCTAGTCTTGCTTATTTTGATACATATAGGCGTGCAAGGCTTCCTGCAAATCTTGTGCAGGCTCAGAGGGACTTATTCGGGGCACATACTTATGAGAGGATTGATCGCCCAGGCTCATTTCATACCGAATGGACAAAACTTGCTCGAAAGAGTGATGCTGGTTTTGCTACCCTGAAATGA
- the LOC117904244 gene encoding uncharacterized protein LOC117904244: MGSSMSWCFVWLILTFFCAYVQSSDEVASDSLDAFVQEFALRTLDHHRPHTGPLYKAILPANLSGMEVSVVQLRSRQLWSRGAKFSNFRIPSRTMPVPHVKRLVLIYQDLGNWSSYYYPVPGYTLVSSVVGLMAYDASNLDANRIVQLSLNTMGKSISVHFGKLLFPRGRKSEARCAALCANGTVYLSDMSLPSVCYSREQGHFSIVIPVKKKQKWKSSWVGGFAVGFVGLVVMSSVGMVVLRLSKKKRIAEMEKQADESVVLGMIWIGGSKMPSATVTRTQPVLENGGAL, encoded by the coding sequence ATGGGATCAAGCATGAGCTGGTGTTTCGTGTGGTTGATTCTCACCTTTTTCTGTGCATATGTGCAGAGCTCAGATGAAGTTGCTAGTGATTCTCTAGATGCTTTTGTTCAGGAATTTGCTCTGAGGACACTTGATCATCACCGGCCTCACACAGGTCCCCTTTACAAAGCTATCCTCCCTGCTAATCTATCAGGCATGGAAGTTTCAGTTGTGCAGCTCAGAAGCCGGCAACTCTGGAGTAGAGGTGCCAAATTCAGCAACTTTCGCATACCATCAAGAACTATGCCTGTGCCTCATGTGAAGAGACTGGTTCTCATCTATCAAGACCTGGGCAACTGGTCTTCTTACTACTATCCTGTCCCGGGTTATACCCTAGTCAGCTCTGTTGTTGGCCTAATGGCTTATGATGCATCAAATTTGGATGCAAACAGGATTGTGCAGCTTAGCCTCAACACCATGGGAAAGTCCATTTCAGTTCATTTCGGAAAGTTGTTATTCCCCAGAGGGAGGAAGTCTGAAGCAAGATGTGCTGCATTATGCGCCAATGGTACAGTCTACCTTAGTGACATGAGCTTGCCCAGTGTCTGTTACAGTCGTGAACAGGGTCATTTCTCCATTGTTATTCCAgtgaagaagaagcagaagtGGAAGAGCTCATGGGTGGGAGGTTTTGCAGTTGGATTCGTGGGGCTGGTAGTGATGAGTTCTGTTGGGATGGTAGTTCTTAGACTTTCAAAGAAGAAGAGGATTGCAGAAATGGAAAAACAAGCAGATGAAAGTGTGGTCCTTGGGATGATCTGGATCGGTGGGAGTAAAATGCCTTCTGCAACAGTAACAAGAACTCAGCCAGTCCTGGAGAATGGAGGTGCCCTATAA
- the LOC117904228 gene encoding BTB/POZ domain-containing protein POB1-like, translating into MKDSNVDLFDPRTIMDSDLSPSGAAGGSVSDSDFAFAFNDSNFSDRLLRIEIIADLPESKGDGEGCNSIADWARNRKRRREEIKKENAVDVHHEEQILNCNMPDIEDGVAYENQDEEAVAMLEESPPGVGMNLSQHGDEAGPSSDSSWGMDCSTVLRVKTLHISSPILAAKSPFFYKLFSNGMRESEQRHVTLRIHASEEAALMDLLNFMYSNTLSTTTPTALLDVLMAADKFEVASCMRYCSRMLRNLSMTCESALLYLDLPSSVLMAEAVQPLTDAAKQFLAGRYKDVTKFQEEVLNLPLAGIEAVLSSDDLQVASEDAVYDFVLKWARIHYPKLEDRREILGSRLGRLIRFPYMTCRKLKKVLTCNDFDTELASKVVLEALFFKAEAPYRQRSLAAEEASSSYRRFVERAYKYRPVKVVEFELPRQQCVVYLDLKREECLNLFPAGRVYSQAFHLGGQGFFLSAHCNMDQQSSFHCFGLFLGMQEKGSVTFAVDYEFAARSKPTEEYVSKYKGNYTFTGGKAVGYRNLFGIAWTAFMADDSHYFINGILHLRAELTIRQ; encoded by the exons ATGAAGGATTCCAACGTTGACCTTTTCGATCCTCGTACGATTATGGACTCAGATTTATCACCGTCCGGCGCGGCCGGAGGATCAGTATCCGACTCCGACTTCGCCTTTGCTTTCAACGACAGTAATTTCTCCGATCGACTTCTGAGGATTGAGATCATAGCCGATTTGCCGGAGAGTAAGGGCGACGGCGAGGGGTGTAACAGTATTGCTGATTGGGCACGGAATCGGAAGCGACGGAGGGAGGAGATAAAGAAGGAGAACG CTGTCGATGTTCACCATGAGGAGCAGATTTTAAACTGTAACATGCCGGATATAGAGGATGGTGTGGCCTATGAAAATCAAGACGAGGAAGCTGTCGCTATGCTTGAGGAATCCCCTCCAGGTGTTGGAATGAATTTGAGCCAACATG GTGATGAAGCTGGCCCTAGCTCTGATTCATCCTGGGGAATGGACTGTTCTACCGTTCTTAGAGTCAAGACTCTACACATTAGCTCTCCAATTTTAGCAGCTAAGAGTCCATTTTTTTATAAG CTGTTTTCAAATGGGATGCGAGAGTCAGAGCAGCGACATGTTACTCTTCGAATTCATGCATCTG AAGAAGCTGCCCTAATGGACCTCCTGAATTTTATGTATAGTAATACTTTGTCAACAACCACACCTACTGCATTGTTGGATGTGCTGATGGCTGCTGACAAATTTGAGGTTGCTTCATGCATGAGATACTGCAGCCGGATGCTGCGGAACTTGTCTATGACTTGTGAATCTGCCTTACTGTATTTGGATCTTCCTTCTAGTGTTTTAATGGCTGAAGCAGTTCAGCCACTGACGGATGCTGCAAAGCAGTTTCTTGCTGGACGCTACAAGGATGTAACCAA GTTTCAAGAAGAGGTCCTAAACTTGCCGCTGGCTGGAATTGAGGCAGTGCTGTCCAGTGATGATCTCCAGGTTGCTTCTGAGGATGCTGTTTATGATTTTGTACTGAAGTGGGCCCGGATCCATTACCCAAAACTAGAGGACCGACGAGAAATCCTAGGTTCCCGCCTTGGCCGCCTTATCCGTTTTCCATACATGACCTGCCGGAAGCTGAAGAAGGTTTTGACTTGCAATGACTTTGATACTGAACTTGCATCGAAGGTCGTGCTGGAGGCTCTCTTTTTTAAGGCTGAGGCACCATACAGGCAGCGTTCCCTTGCTGCAGAGGAGGCTAGTTCCTCCTATCGTCGTTTTGTGGAGAGGGCTTACAAGTACCGTCCAGTCAAGGTGGTGGAGTTTGAACTGCCCCGTCAGCAGTGTGTTGTGTACCTGGACTTGAAGCGGGAGGAGTGTTTGAATCTGTTTCCAGCTGGTCGAGTTTACTCGCAGGCTTTTCACCTGGGTGGGCAGGGATTTTTCCTGTCAGCCCACTGCAACATGGACCAACAAAGCTCATTCCATTGCTTTGGGCTGTTTCTGGGAATGCAAGAAAAGGGATCTGTCACATTTGCTGTTGACTATGAGTTTGCTGCAAGATCAAAGCCAACTGAGGAGTATGTGAGCAAGTACAAAGGGAACTACACATTCACAGGAGGAAAGGCTGTTGGATATCGTAACCTGTTTGGTATTGCTTGGACCGCTTTCATGGCTGATGACAGCCATTATTTCATCAATGGTATCCTTCATCTACGGGCTGAACTCACCATCAGGCAATGA